The following coding sequences are from one Prochlorococcus sp. MIT 1314 window:
- a CDS encoding AarF/ABC1/UbiB kinase family protein, whose protein sequence is MSYQIHNYHLKKFKRGFRIWKTLISLLINLWLDNIRFTIFQTKSNKKKKVQIKQARWFTNQLIKLGSAFIKIGQLLSARPDLIPNTWIQELSKLQDQVPNFSFDQVKKTIREEIGSKFDEIDQIICDPVGSASLAQVHKATLKDGKKVVFKVQRPNLKELFIIDLGIMQQIAGLLQKNKNWSRGRNWVEIAKECRKVLMKELDFNCEAQYAARFRQQFLDDDNVEVPEVIWDMSSEKVLCLSYLEGTKINDLEKLQSQKIDLPKIAEIGAISYLKQLVNYGFFHADPHPGNLAVSNTGKLIFYDFGMMGNISDNLQRSLGGMVKAAALRDASSLVNQLQQAGLISKDIDIGPVRRLVRLMLKEALTPPFSPNIIEKLSGDLYELVYETPFQLPVDLIFVMRALSTFEGVGRMLDPRFNLVSITKPYLIELMTSNNQTPNDLINQFGRQVGEIGSKAVGIPKRIDESLERLEQGDLQLQIRMGESDRQFRKMFTAQKTLGHSILIGSLSISSALLVTNKQNNFALLPLIFALPISIDWLKCQLSMRKGSRLEKLKR, encoded by the coding sequence ATGAGTTATCAAATTCATAATTATCATTTAAAGAAATTTAAGAGGGGCTTTCGTATTTGGAAAACCCTGATTTCGCTTTTAATAAATTTGTGGCTAGATAATATTAGATTTACAATTTTCCAAACAAAGAGTAATAAAAAAAAGAAGGTCCAAATCAAACAAGCTAGGTGGTTTACCAATCAATTAATTAAACTTGGTTCTGCATTCATTAAAATTGGACAATTATTATCTGCGAGACCTGATTTAATTCCTAACACATGGATTCAGGAATTATCTAAATTACAGGATCAAGTTCCTAATTTTTCATTTGATCAAGTTAAAAAAACTATTAGAGAAGAAATAGGATCTAAGTTTGATGAAATAGATCAAATAATATGCGATCCGGTTGGATCAGCATCACTAGCTCAGGTTCATAAGGCAACTTTGAAAGATGGGAAAAAAGTAGTATTTAAAGTTCAAAGGCCCAATCTAAAAGAATTATTTATTATCGATTTGGGTATAATGCAGCAAATAGCTGGCTTATTGCAAAAAAACAAGAATTGGAGTCGAGGGAGAAACTGGGTTGAGATTGCTAAAGAGTGTAGGAAAGTTCTCATGAAGGAGCTTGATTTTAATTGTGAAGCACAATACGCAGCAAGATTTAGACAGCAATTTCTTGATGATGACAATGTTGAAGTTCCTGAAGTAATTTGGGATATGAGTAGTGAAAAAGTACTTTGTTTAAGTTATCTAGAAGGAACAAAAATAAACGATTTAGAAAAATTACAATCCCAAAAAATTGATCTACCGAAAATCGCAGAAATTGGTGCCATCAGCTACCTAAAACAATTAGTGAATTACGGTTTTTTTCATGCAGATCCCCATCCAGGTAATTTAGCAGTTTCAAATACAGGTAAGTTAATTTTTTATGATTTTGGAATGATGGGCAATATTTCAGATAACCTTCAAAGAAGTTTAGGAGGTATGGTTAAGGCTGCCGCCTTAAGAGACGCCTCATCACTTGTCAATCAATTACAACAAGCTGGCCTAATTTCAAAAGATATTGACATTGGACCAGTCAGAAGATTAGTCAGATTAATGCTTAAAGAAGCCTTAACACCTCCATTTAGTCCAAATATAATTGAAAAATTATCTGGAGATTTATACGAACTTGTTTATGAAACACCATTTCAACTACCGGTGGATCTAATATTTGTAATGAGAGCATTGTCAACTTTTGAAGGAGTTGGCAGAATGCTTGACCCAAGGTTTAATCTTGTATCAATTACCAAGCCTTATTTAATAGAACTTATGACTTCTAATAATCAAACTCCTAACGATTTAATTAACCAATTTGGAAGGCAAGTAGGTGAAATAGGATCCAAAGCTGTAGGCATTCCCAAAAGAATAGATGAAAGTTTAGAAAGATTAGAGCAGGGCGATTTACAATTACAAATAAGAATGGGCGAGTCTGATAGACAATTTAGAAAAATGTTTACTGCTCAAAAAACATTAGGCCATTCAATTCTTATAGGAAGCTTATCAATTTCATCTGCTTTACTTGTAACTAATAAACAAAACAATTTTGCATTGTTACCATTAATTTTTGCACTACCCATAAGTATTGATTGGCTAAAATGTCAATTAAGTATGAGAAAAGGCTCACGTTTAGAAAAACTTAAGCGCTAG
- a CDS encoding NAD(P)/FAD-dependent oxidoreductase, translating into MEIIESDVVIIGGGPAGCTCALYTSRSNLKTVILDKNPSVGALAITHQIANYPGVPVDISGEKLLNLMREQAVQYGTDYRRAQVFGIDASGEWKMVYTPEGTFKSKALVLASGAMGRPASFKGEADFLGKGVSYCATCDGAFYKNREVAVVGGNKEAIEEATVLTKFASTVHWITSSDPKSDNEEAMELMDTSNIKHWSRTRLLEILGDDMGVNGVIVKNKQEENPINLNLDGVFVYMSGSKPITDFLGDQIALKEDGGVIVDDFMSTNSDGVWAIGDIRNTPFKQAVVAASDGCIAAMSIDRYLNSRKNIRVDWIHS; encoded by the coding sequence TTGGAAATCATTGAGTCAGATGTAGTTATTATCGGAGGGGGTCCGGCTGGATGTACTTGCGCACTTTATACATCTCGTTCAAACTTAAAAACAGTAATTTTAGATAAAAATCCATCTGTTGGCGCCTTAGCAATAACCCATCAGATAGCTAATTATCCAGGTGTTCCTGTTGATATAAGTGGAGAGAAATTACTTAATCTCATGAGAGAACAGGCTGTGCAATATGGGACAGACTATAGAAGAGCACAGGTTTTTGGTATAGACGCAAGTGGAGAATGGAAAATGGTTTATACACCGGAGGGTACCTTTAAGTCAAAAGCACTTGTTCTTGCAAGTGGAGCTATGGGCAGGCCTGCATCATTTAAGGGAGAAGCTGATTTTCTTGGCAAAGGAGTAAGTTATTGTGCTACATGTGATGGAGCTTTTTACAAAAATAGAGAAGTTGCTGTTGTTGGAGGGAATAAAGAAGCAATTGAAGAGGCAACTGTTCTCACTAAATTTGCTTCTACTGTACATTGGATTACATCAAGTGATCCTAAATCAGATAATGAAGAGGCTATGGAATTGATGGATACTTCAAACATTAAACATTGGAGTAGAACAAGATTATTAGAGATCTTGGGAGATGATATGGGTGTGAATGGGGTTATTGTAAAAAATAAGCAAGAAGAAAATCCTATTAATTTAAATTTAGATGGAGTTTTTGTTTATATGAGTGGTTCAAAGCCAATTACTGATTTTTTAGGAGATCAGATTGCTTTAAAAGAAGACGGAGGGGTTATCGTAGATGACTTTATGTCTACAAATTCTGATGGAGTATGGGCTATTGGAGATATAAGAAATACTCCATTCAAACAAGCCGTTGTAGCAGCTTCTGATGGGTGCATTGCCGCAATGTCAATTGATAGATATTTAAATAGTAGAAAGAATATAAGAGTAGATTGGATTCATTCTTGA
- a CDS encoding P-II family nitrogen regulator codes for MKRLDLIFSERELDAIIKTLEKANVPGYTVMKHATGRGPERVVTEDMEFTGLGSNAHVIVFCEQELIDQMRENIKAELSYYGGVAYISEATPL; via the coding sequence ATGAAAAGATTAGACTTAATATTTAGTGAAAGAGAACTAGATGCAATCATTAAAACATTAGAAAAAGCTAATGTCCCTGGATATACTGTCATGAAACATGCCACAGGAAGAGGGCCTGAAAGAGTTGTTACTGAAGATATGGAATTTACCGGATTAGGATCAAATGCTCATGTTATTGTTTTTTGTGAACAAGAATTAATTGATCAAATGCGAGAGAATATTAAGGCCGAGTTAAGTTACTATGGTGGAGTAGCTTATATTTCTGAAGCAACTCCTCTTTAA
- a CDS encoding sodium-dependent bicarbonate transport family permease, with product MEVNPIIQNVLAPPVLFFLIGAIAVFFKSDLEIPAPLPKLFSLYLLLAIGFRGGIEIQKSGFTDQVLPTLSAAILMSLIIPLIGFVILRYKFNVFNSAAIAAAYGSISAVTFISAESFLDSQKIDFDGFMVGALALMESPAIIVGLLLVKFAATKNRPNSRKMQLRAILHESFLNGSVYLLISSLIVGFLISSTNPVGIEKMEPFTKDLFYGAECFFLLDMGIVAAQRLPSLKKAGSFLISFAIFMPLFNALIGVCVARLLSLGPGNALLFVVLCASASYLAVPAAMRMTVPEAKSSYYISTTLGLTFPFNIVLGIPIYMSLVNSIIPLSPL from the coding sequence ATGGAAGTAAATCCAATCATACAAAATGTATTAGCGCCACCAGTACTTTTCTTTTTAATTGGAGCAATCGCTGTATTTTTTAAATCCGACTTAGAAATACCTGCTCCTTTGCCAAAACTCTTTTCTTTATATCTGCTTTTAGCAATAGGATTTAGAGGTGGAATTGAAATTCAAAAAAGTGGTTTTACAGATCAGGTTTTACCTACTCTAAGTGCTGCGATATTAATGTCACTCATTATTCCTTTAATTGGATTTGTAATTTTAAGGTATAAGTTTAATGTTTTCAATTCTGCTGCAATTGCAGCTGCCTACGGTTCAATAAGTGCAGTCACATTCATATCTGCAGAAAGTTTTTTAGATAGTCAAAAAATAGATTTTGATGGATTTATGGTTGGAGCTTTAGCTTTAATGGAGTCCCCAGCAATTATCGTTGGCTTGTTACTTGTAAAATTTGCAGCCACAAAAAATAGACCCAACTCAAGGAAAATGCAACTTCGCGCAATTCTTCATGAGTCTTTTTTAAATGGATCAGTTTATCTATTAATCTCTAGTCTAATAGTAGGATTTCTTATTTCCTCAACTAATCCAGTAGGCATTGAAAAAATGGAGCCTTTTACCAAAGATTTATTCTATGGTGCAGAATGCTTTTTTCTGTTAGATATGGGAATAGTTGCAGCTCAAAGATTGCCTAGCCTAAAAAAAGCTGGTTCCTTTCTGATCAGTTTTGCAATTTTTATGCCTTTATTTAATGCACTAATTGGTGTTTGCGTTGCAAGATTATTATCTTTAGGGCCTGGGAATGCACTCCTATTTGTTGTTTTATGTGCTAGCGCCTCATATTTGGCAGTTCCTGCTGCCATGAGGATGACAGTACCAGAAGCAAAATCTAGTTATTATATTTCAACAACGTTAGGTCTAACTTTCCCATTCAATATAGTTCTTGGTATTCCAATATATATGAGTTTAGTAAATAGCATTATTCCACTTTCCCCTTTATAA
- a CDS encoding SulP family inorganic anion transporter has protein sequence MKIINGFHLNNIRGDILGGITAAVVALPLALAFGNAALGPGGAIYGLYGAVVVGFLAALFGGTPAQVSGPTGPMSVTVAGVVAGLAAVGVPRDLSAGQILPLVMAAVVIGGLLQILFGILKLGKYITLVPYSVVSGFMSGIGVIIIALQIGPLLGISTRGGVVDSLTTVLSNFQPNGAAIGVAIMTLGIVFLTPRKITQWVPSPLLALLIVTPISMVFGGTIDRIGEIPRGVPSLDFPSFNQYFPIIFKAGLVLAVLGAIDSLLTSLVADNISQTKHNSDRELIGQGIGNAVAGLFSGLPGAGATMRTVINVKSGGSTPLSGMVHSIVLLIVLVGAGPLAEQIPTALLAGILIKVGLDIIDWGFLSRAHKLSLKTSVVMYGVLLMTVFWDLIWAVLVGVFIANMLTIDSITETQLEGMEEDNPSLTGNNQGQNTLPADEKALLDRCSGEVMLFRLKGPLSFGAAKGISDRMNLVRNYKILILDITDVPRLGVTATLAIEDMMQEAKNNSRKAFVAGANEKVRERLSKFGVDGIIETRKEALETALNELT, from the coding sequence TTGAAAATAATTAATGGATTTCATCTAAATAATATTAGAGGCGACATTCTTGGAGGAATTACAGCCGCAGTAGTTGCTTTACCTCTTGCTCTTGCTTTTGGCAACGCCGCGTTAGGCCCTGGCGGGGCAATTTATGGACTATATGGGGCGGTTGTAGTTGGTTTTTTAGCCGCTTTATTCGGAGGAACACCTGCTCAAGTTAGTGGACCCACTGGTCCTATGAGTGTCACTGTTGCGGGTGTGGTAGCAGGTTTAGCAGCAGTAGGAGTCCCAAGAGATCTATCTGCAGGACAAATTTTACCGTTGGTAATGGCCGCCGTAGTAATTGGGGGGTTACTTCAAATATTATTCGGAATTCTGAAATTAGGAAAATATATCACTCTAGTTCCTTATTCTGTTGTATCGGGATTCATGTCTGGTATTGGTGTAATAATCATTGCACTTCAAATTGGGCCATTACTTGGAATAAGCACAAGAGGAGGGGTAGTAGACTCTTTAACTACTGTTTTGTCGAATTTCCAACCTAATGGGGCTGCAATTGGAGTGGCAATAATGACTTTAGGGATAGTATTTCTAACACCTAGAAAAATAACTCAATGGGTTCCTTCTCCACTTTTAGCCTTATTAATAGTAACTCCAATATCAATGGTTTTTGGTGGAACAATAGACAGAATTGGAGAAATTCCTCGAGGAGTTCCATCTTTAGATTTTCCTAGTTTCAACCAGTATTTTCCTATTATTTTCAAGGCAGGTCTTGTATTAGCAGTACTTGGAGCAATTGATTCTTTACTTACATCCTTAGTAGCAGATAATATTTCTCAAACAAAGCATAATTCTGATAGAGAGTTAATTGGACAGGGGATAGGAAACGCTGTGGCAGGTCTTTTTTCAGGCTTACCTGGTGCAGGTGCAACAATGAGAACTGTTATAAATGTTAAATCCGGCGGATCTACTCCTTTATCAGGAATGGTTCACTCAATAGTCTTATTAATAGTTTTAGTTGGTGCAGGACCATTAGCAGAACAAATACCTACAGCTCTTTTAGCAGGTATTCTTATCAAGGTTGGATTGGATATTATTGACTGGGGATTCTTGAGCAGGGCTCATAAACTATCTCTAAAAACATCAGTTGTTATGTATGGTGTGCTATTAATGACTGTTTTTTGGGATTTAATATGGGCAGTATTAGTTGGAGTATTTATTGCAAATATGCTGACTATTGATTCCATTACTGAAACTCAACTAGAAGGTATGGAAGAGGATAATCCTTCTTTAACAGGCAATAATCAAGGACAAAATACATTACCCGCGGATGAAAAAGCTCTACTTGATAGATGCTCTGGAGAAGTAATGCTATTTAGACTCAAAGGGCCACTTAGTTTTGGTGCTGCAAAAGGCATTTCTGACAGGATGAATCTTGTAAGAAATTACAAAATTCTGATATTAGACATAACTGATGTCCCAAGACTTGGTGTAACAGCAACCCTTGCTATAGAAGATATGATGCAAGAAGCAAAAAATAATTCTAGGAAAGCATTTGTAGCTGGGGCTAATGAAAAAGTTAGAGAAAGACTATCAAAGTTTGGCGTTGATGGAATCATTGAAACAAGAAAGGAAGCTTTAGAAACTGCTTTGAATGAATTAACTTAA
- the hemB gene encoding porphobilinogen synthase, which translates to MNSIIRPRRLRRTEAIREMVRENHLMPSDFIYPLFIHEKDFKEEISAMPGTFRWDMNGLIKEVTRAWELGIRCIVLFPKINDNLKTEDGAECFNEEGLIPKAIRILKKEIPEMAIMTDVALDPYSCDGHDGLVDNTGKILNDETIDILKKQALTQARAGADFIGPSDMMDGRVGAIRAALDSQGFSDVGIISYTAKYSSAYYGPFRTALDSAPRENSKKIIPDNKSTYQMDPANSKEALIESALDQFEGADILMVKPGISYLDIVYRLSTFSNKPIAAYNVSGEYSMIKSAAMKNWINEKDIVLETLLSFKRAGAKLILTYHACDASQWLQDT; encoded by the coding sequence ATGAATTCGATTATTCGCCCAAGAAGATTAAGAAGGACTGAGGCAATTAGAGAAATGGTAAGAGAAAACCATTTAATGCCCTCGGATTTTATATATCCATTATTTATTCATGAAAAAGATTTTAAAGAAGAAATTTCGGCAATGCCAGGAACATTTAGATGGGATATGAATGGATTAATAAAGGAGGTTACCAGAGCATGGGAATTGGGGATAAGGTGTATTGTTCTTTTTCCAAAAATAAACGATAACTTAAAGACTGAGGATGGTGCAGAGTGTTTTAATGAGGAGGGTTTAATACCTAAAGCTATCCGGATATTAAAAAAAGAGATTCCAGAAATGGCAATAATGACTGATGTCGCCTTGGACCCATACTCGTGTGATGGACATGATGGATTAGTTGATAATACTGGAAAAATATTAAATGATGAAACAATTGATATTTTAAAGAAACAAGCTTTAACACAAGCTAGAGCTGGAGCAGACTTTATTGGTCCTAGTGACATGATGGATGGAAGAGTTGGAGCTATAAGAGCTGCACTTGATAGTCAAGGATTCAGTGATGTAGGTATCATTAGTTATACAGCAAAATATTCATCTGCGTATTACGGGCCATTTAGAACTGCTTTAGATTCAGCTCCAAGAGAAAATAGTAAAAAAATAATTCCAGATAATAAATCTACATATCAAATGGACCCTGCTAATTCAAAAGAGGCTTTAATTGAATCTGCATTAGATCAGTTCGAAGGAGCTGATATTTTGATGGTAAAACCTGGTATTTCATATCTGGATATTGTTTATAGATTAAGTACTTTTTCGAATAAACCTATAGCTGCATATAACGTCAGTGGGGAGTATTCAATGATAAAGTCTGCTGCTATGAAGAACTGGATTAATGAAAAAGATATTGTTTTAGAAACGTTACTTAGTTTTAAAAGAGCAGGAGCAAAATTAATACTTACTTATCACGCTTGTGATGCATCTCAATGGTTGCAGGATACTTAA
- a CDS encoding VOC family protein yields MKFTQGVNRIGHIALRVEDLERAKAFYIKLGMNLVWDDKDWSYLEAGKGKDGLALLGPNYKAAGPHFAFHFENKKEVVNIQNDLKKSGVKVGPLHEHRDGTASFYMKDTEGNWLEMLYVPPEGIQSNV; encoded by the coding sequence TTGAAGTTTACACAAGGAGTAAATAGGATTGGTCACATCGCACTTAGAGTTGAGGATCTCGAAAGGGCCAAAGCTTTTTATATTAAATTGGGGATGAATTTGGTTTGGGATGATAAAGATTGGTCTTATTTGGAAGCTGGTAAAGGTAAAGATGGACTTGCGTTGTTAGGCCCTAACTACAAAGCAGCGGGACCGCACTTTGCGTTTCATTTCGAAAATAAAAAAGAAGTAGTAAATATTCAAAATGATTTGAAAAAATCTGGTGTAAAAGTTGGTCCTTTACATGAACATAGGGATGGAACAGCCTCCTTTTATATGAAAGATACGGAAGGAAACTGGCTGGAGATGCTTTATGTTCCTCCTGAAGGGATTCAATCAAATGTTTGA
- a CDS encoding endonuclease MutS2, with protein sequence MEEKSHSKKSYSDITLEDESISLLEWDTLKAHLSSFASTEMGKRAILSFKIPSEYEVAKRLLNETIEITELENNLDKSISFSGVFDISRNIEICSKGGVILSSDLLEIAKTIAAARKLKKIFLDFEKRPFISSFTKNLIDHQNIETIFKNGIESNGRISDNASSKLSILRQELLSKKLERKILVDKFIQNNLSYLQDTIIGDRYGRPVLAVKVNYIDQFKGIIHDSSSSGNTVYFEPDSVVTKGNKIASLEARVTAEEFKLLQKWSQVVSDNSENLITTTSILLRLENALTRSRYSKWIGGKTPIFEKNPIVSLIGFSHPLLIWENKKKGAPPPVAVDFHINRNTKVVAITGPNTGGKTAALKGLGLSLLMARAGLLIPSTKNPIIPFCPKIYVDIGDNQSLEDNLSTFSGHIYRIKKILESLENRRGLSVVLLDEVGSGTDPLEGSALAMALLKEFANKSDITLATTHYGDIKSLKYSDSRFENVSVAFDEDSMKPKYTLNWGIPGRSNALSISRRIGLDERILNEASDYLKPKEVDNINSIIKGLEEERIKQQNSAEAAAELIARTEILHDELKKNYQFQKINAEKIQEIERYKLSKHIRSAKKEVIDMIEKLRDQNVNGEDTRIIGKRLKEIEKEHLTQKKVEVSISWNPKVGDFVKIKSLNSTGQIVNLDKKCGVYEVKCGSFRSSLSVNDFEGINGEKPNSKKSKIEIKSSREDFSFSKIRTSKNTIDVRGLRVHEAEIIIEEKIRKFHGPLWIVHGIGTGKLKKGLRKWLSGLNYVDKIEDAPNNEGGPGCSIAWIK encoded by the coding sequence ATGGAAGAGAAAAGTCATTCTAAAAAATCATATTCAGATATTACTTTAGAAGATGAATCAATAAGCCTTTTAGAGTGGGATACATTAAAAGCGCACTTATCCTCATTTGCTTCTACTGAAATGGGTAAACGAGCGATTTTAAGTTTTAAAATCCCATCAGAATACGAAGTTGCTAAAAGACTTTTGAATGAAACCATTGAAATAACTGAGCTAGAAAATAATTTGGATAAATCAATTAGTTTTTCTGGTGTTTTTGATATTAGTAGAAATATTGAAATTTGTTCAAAGGGAGGTGTAATTTTATCTTCTGACTTGTTAGAAATAGCGAAAACAATTGCAGCGGCAAGAAAGTTAAAAAAAATCTTTTTAGATTTTGAAAAAAGGCCTTTTATTTCATCATTTACAAAAAATTTAATTGACCATCAAAATATCGAAACTATTTTTAAAAATGGTATCGAATCTAATGGACGGATTTCAGATAATGCTAGTAGTAAATTATCTATTCTCAGACAAGAATTATTATCTAAGAAGCTGGAAAGAAAAATATTAGTTGATAAATTTATTCAAAATAATTTATCTTATTTACAAGATACTATTATTGGAGATCGATATGGTAGACCAGTTTTAGCTGTAAAGGTTAACTATATAGATCAATTTAAAGGCATAATTCATGACTCTTCATCTTCAGGAAATACGGTATATTTTGAACCTGATAGTGTAGTAACTAAAGGTAATAAGATTGCTTCTTTAGAGGCAAGGGTCACAGCAGAAGAATTTAAATTACTTCAGAAATGGTCTCAAGTTGTTAGTGATAATTCAGAAAATCTCATTACAACTACCTCTATTTTATTAAGATTAGAAAATGCGCTAACCCGTTCAAGATATTCAAAATGGATTGGAGGTAAAACTCCTATATTTGAGAAAAATCCTATTGTTTCCTTAATTGGTTTTTCTCATCCCTTATTGATTTGGGAAAACAAGAAAAAAGGAGCCCCTCCCCCAGTGGCTGTGGATTTTCATATAAATAGAAATACCAAGGTGGTAGCTATTACGGGTCCAAATACTGGGGGTAAAACCGCCGCATTAAAAGGGTTGGGGTTGTCGTTATTAATGGCTCGAGCAGGATTATTGATACCCTCAACTAAAAATCCAATTATCCCTTTTTGTCCAAAAATATATGTTGATATAGGCGATAATCAATCATTAGAAGACAATTTATCTACTTTCAGTGGTCATATTTATCGCATAAAAAAGATCTTAGAATCACTTGAAAATAGGAGAGGGTTATCAGTTGTTTTGTTAGATGAGGTTGGATCTGGTACAGATCCTCTTGAAGGTAGCGCTCTCGCAATGGCTTTATTAAAAGAGTTTGCAAATAAATCTGATATCACACTAGCAACTACACATTATGGAGATATTAAGTCATTAAAATATAGTGACTCCAGATTCGAAAACGTTTCAGTTGCCTTTGATGAGGATTCTATGAAACCAAAATATACACTCAACTGGGGCATACCCGGCAGAAGTAATGCTTTGTCAATATCTAGGAGAATTGGCTTGGACGAAAGAATACTAAATGAAGCTTCAGATTATCTAAAGCCAAAAGAAGTTGATAACATTAACAGTATTATTAAAGGTCTAGAAGAAGAGAGGATAAAACAACAAAATTCTGCAGAAGCGGCTGCGGAACTTATTGCTAGGACTGAAATATTACATGATGAACTGAAGAAAAATTATCAATTTCAAAAAATAAATGCTGAAAAAATTCAGGAAATTGAAAGGTATAAATTATCAAAACATATTCGATCTGCTAAAAAAGAGGTAATAGATATGATTGAGAAACTAAGAGATCAAAATGTTAACGGAGAGGATACAAGAATTATTGGAAAAAGATTAAAGGAAATTGAGAAAGAACATTTAACACAAAAAAAGGTTGAAGTGTCAATATCATGGAATCCTAAGGTTGGCGATTTCGTAAAAATAAAAAGTCTCAATAGTACGGGACAAATTGTAAATTTAGATAAAAAGTGTGGTGTTTACGAGGTTAAATGTGGTTCATTCAGAAGCTCATTATCTGTTAATGATTTTGAAGGTATTAATGGGGAAAAGCCTAATTCTAAAAAGTCTAAAATTGAGATCAAGTCTTCAAGAGAAGATTTTTCTTTTTCTAAAATTAGAACTAGTAAAAATACAATTGATGTAAGAGGACTAAGAGTTCATGAAGCCGAAATAATTATTGAGGAGAAAATTAGAAAATTTCATGGCCCGCTTTGGATTGTTCATGGAATTGGAACTGGAAAATTAAAAAAAGGATTAAGAAAATGGTTATCAGGTTTGAATTATGTTGATAAGATTGAAGATGCTCCCAATAATGAGGGTGGACCTGGTTGCAGTATTGCTTGGATAAAATAA
- the cgtA gene encoding Obg family GTPase CgtA, with translation MQFIDQANIILKAGKGGNGIVSFRREKFVPAGGPSGGNGGRGGSIILVADNNLQTLLDFKFKREIIAEDGSKGGPNKRSGASGEDTILKVPCGTQIRDIKTGILLGDLTKDKQSLTVAIGGRGGHGNAYYLSNQNRAPESFTEGKDGEIWEVQLELKILAEVGIIGLPNAGKSTLISVLSSARPKIANYPFTTLIPNLGVVRKADGNGCLFADIPGLISGAADGVGLGHDFLRHIQRTKILIHLVDSISENPIHDFEIIEQELKKYGKGLLDKERIIVLNKMELRDDDYLKIITKKLEDLSKKKVLVISSSLKKGLSSLLSEVWKRI, from the coding sequence GTGCAATTTATTGATCAAGCAAACATTATTCTTAAAGCTGGAAAAGGTGGTAATGGAATAGTTTCATTTAGAAGAGAAAAATTCGTCCCTGCTGGAGGACCTTCTGGGGGAAATGGTGGGAGAGGGGGATCTATTATATTAGTTGCTGATAATAATCTTCAAACGTTATTAGATTTTAAATTCAAAAGAGAAATAATTGCTGAAGATGGATCCAAAGGAGGTCCTAATAAAAGATCTGGCGCTTCAGGTGAAGATACAATCCTTAAAGTCCCTTGTGGTACTCAAATAAGGGATATTAAAACTGGCATTTTATTAGGAGACTTAACTAAAGATAAACAGAGTCTAACTGTTGCTATTGGAGGAAGAGGTGGTCATGGAAATGCTTACTATTTAAGTAATCAAAATAGAGCCCCAGAATCTTTTACTGAAGGGAAGGATGGGGAGATATGGGAGGTTCAGTTAGAACTTAAGATTCTTGCTGAGGTTGGCATTATAGGTCTTCCAAATGCAGGGAAAAGTACTTTAATATCCGTTTTATCATCTGCGCGTCCAAAAATAGCAAACTACCCTTTCACAACTTTAATACCTAACTTAGGAGTAGTGAGAAAAGCAGATGGAAATGGTTGCCTCTTTGCTGATATACCTGGATTAATATCAGGAGCGGCTGATGGAGTAGGTTTAGGGCATGATTTTTTAAGGCATATACAAAGAACTAAGATACTTATACACTTGGTTGATTCAATTTCAGAAAATCCTATTCATGATTTCGAGATAATTGAGCAGGAATTAAAAAAATATGGGAAAGGCCTTTTAGATAAAGAGAGAATAATAGTGCTAAATAAAATGGAACTTAGAGATGATGATTATTTGAAAATAATCACAAAAAAGTTAGAAGATTTGTCTAAAAAAAAAGTTTTAGTTATTTCTTCATCTTTAAAAAAAGGTTTATCTTCACTGCTTTCTGAAGTATGGAAGAGGATCTAA
- a CDS encoding CP12 domain-containing protein — MKSIDEHIQKDQSEIESAKAEGNLPKVRHLTEELKELEEYKDHHPDDQHDPNALELFCDANPDEPECLVYDD; from the coding sequence ATGAAATCCATTGACGAGCACATTCAAAAAGATCAATCGGAAATCGAATCTGCTAAAGCAGAGGGCAATCTTCCAAAGGTCAGACATTTAACAGAAGAACTCAAAGAACTCGAAGAATATAAGGATCATCATCCAGATGATCAGCATGATCCAAATGCATTGGAATTATTCTGCGATGCCAACCCAGATGAACCAGAATGTTTAGTTTACGATGATTAA